gtgggagttaaagggtttttttggttttgtggttttgtgtttttttgctgTGAAGTTCACAGTGTGAACCTGGCTGCTGTGTTTTGTTGCTGTGAACTTGGTTTGATTTATCATTAATTTGTAGGTTAAATTGAATCTATTGAATTTACAATGGACGAAGTTAATAGCACAGAAAGTTCACAAGAAGTGTCAAATGCTGAATCCCCTCTTTGGCAGTATGTGACTAAAGTAGAAAAACCAGCTGGTGCATCTGTGAAATCTGGTGGAAACACATATTTTAAGTGCAACTATTGTGATATAGTTTTTATGGGATCCTATTCTAGGGTTAAGGctcatttattacaaatttctgGCAAAGGTATTAGAGCATGTCGTAATGTGTCAAAGAGCCATAGGTTGGAAATGCAGCGAATGCATGATCAAGTTGAGGCTAATAAGTTAGAGCAAGAACAGAGAAGTCATATTCCCTTACCCCCACCTCCCCCAGGCCGTGGGATACCTATTTCCCCATTTCGGAGACAAGAAGGGAGTGATAGTAGTCATAGTACAAATCCGGTTGATGCTAAGAGGAGGAAGGTGACTATGAATACTACTTTGGAGAAAGCATTTCAGAATAATGCTAGACATGATTTAGATAGTAGAATTGCTAGGATGTTTTACACCGGTGGGCTTCCGTTTAACTTTGCAAGGAACCCACATTATCGTAGTTCCTATGCATTTGCTGCTACTCATAGCATTCCGGGTTATCTTCCTCCTGGATACAATGCTTTGAGAACAACACTTTTGCAAAAGGAAAGAGCTCATGTTGAAAGACTCTTGAAACCAATTAAGGACTCTTGGCTTGAAAATGGTGTAAGTATAGTTTCTGATGGATGGTCAGATCCACAAAGGAGGCCTCTTATTAATGTTATGGCTGTATCAGATGGGGGTCCAGTGTTTATAAAGGCAATTGATGGGTCAGGTGAGTTCAAAGATAAGCATTACATTGCTGGGGTGTTGAAGGATGCTATAAAAGAGATTGGACATGAAAAAGTTGTCCAAGTCATCACTGataatgcaaatgtgatgaAGGCTGCTGGAGCTCTTATTGAGGGTGAGtatcctaaaatattttggacaccTTGTGTTGTCCACACTCTCAATCTAgctttgaagaatatttgtGCAGCAAAAAACACTGAAAAGAATGAAGTTACATATGAGGAATGTAGTTGGATTACACGTGTTGCTGATGATGCATCCTTCATATGTGTTTTTATCATGAACCATTCTATGAGGTTGGcaatgtttaatgaattttgtcCATTAAAATTGCTCCAAGTTGCTGATACTAGATTTGCTTCGGTGGTTGTAACGTTGAAAAAgttgaagttgataaaaagatGCCTTCAAGCCATGGCTATTAGTGACCAATGGGCTTCTTATAGGGAGGATGACGTTGGAAAAGCTCAAAAGGTGAAAGATATGATTCTAAGTGATCTTTGGTGGGATAATATTGATTATATCCTTGAATTCACGGCACCCATTTATGATATGCTACGAATAGCCGACACAGATAAGCCTTGTCTTCATCTTGTGTATgagatgtgggattccatgatAGAGAAGGTGAAAGCAGTGATATATCGGCATGAAGGCTTGGAAGATGATCAATATAGCTTATTTTGGGGTGTCGTGTATGATATACTCATTGATCGATGGACTAAAAATTCTACACCACTACATTGCTTGGCTCATTCCTTAAATCCTAAGTAAGTacatttattatctattttccTTAGTTCACCCTTTTAGTAAAACACACATTTgatttatatttagtttttaatcTTTAACTAGGTATTACTCCATTGAATGGATTTCGGAGAATCCAAAACGCATCCCTCCACATCGGGATCATGAAATTTCTATGGAAACAAGCAAGTGTTTGGAGCGATACTTTGAAGATGAGAATGACTTAACGGTGGTGAAGTATGAGTTTGCTAAATTTTCAGGAGGGAGGTTTCCTTCACCAAGTGCCTTGACGGATAGGTGGACCTTACTACCTTTGGTTTGGTGGCAATACCATGGCTCCGCATTTCCAACTCTTCAAACCCTTGCCCT
The Quercus lobata isolate SW786 chromosome 10, ValleyOak3.0 Primary Assembly, whole genome shotgun sequence DNA segment above includes these coding regions:
- the LOC115964634 gene encoding uncharacterized protein LOC115964634; this encodes MQRMHDQVEANKLEQEQRSHIPLPPPPPGRGIPISPFRRQEGSDSSHSTNPVDAKRRKVTMNTTLEKAFQNNARHDLDSRIARMFYTGGLPFNFARNPHYRSSYAFAATHSIPGYLPPGYNALRTTLLQKERAHVERLLKPIKDSWLENGVSIVSDGWSDPQRRPLINVMAVSDGGPVFIKAIDGSGEFKDKHYIAGVLKDAIKEIGHEKVVQVITDNANVMKAAGALIEGEYPKIFWTPCVVHTLNLALKNICAAKNTEKNEVTYEECSWITRVADDASFICVFIMNHSMRLAMFNEFCPLKLLQVADTRFASVVVTLKKLKLIKRCLQAMAISDQWASYREDDVGKAQKVKDMILSDLWWDNIDYILEFTAPIYDMLRIADTDKPCLHLVYEMWDSMIEKLILGCRV